A region of Anolis carolinensis isolate JA03-04 unplaced genomic scaffold, rAnoCar3.1.pri scaffold_7, whole genome shotgun sequence DNA encodes the following proteins:
- the LOC134293224 gene encoding telomeric repeat-binding factor 2-like translates to MAEGRSAGGMSVATAVGAGERPSSSSLLLLHGGAPQEEGDPGFRPPERKGKKRKEDPTEDLTPPTTPPHKYFTRRWSRLWLCGCPETPTEASEEGPGRREGTRETSTDAALPGLISLPISPQETQAGAAQAVTQRPASDGAKRQRKEEEEEEEEEEGAPGLREAPPGTLPPSRPGQRPVTLSTFLMGKENPTATDATDKRMAAQQQLASVALPAEEDRQQQKGPPGEDARPPPRSNEEEGEKEVRREEEQLSVDSGPKGGSSANGNASGTSKKKKWTNEESQWIREGVKKFGKGKCKWKAIFLSYPFTDRSPVKIKDRWRTMRKLGID, encoded by the exons ATGGCCGAAGGAAGGAGTGCCGGAGGGATGTCTGTCGCCACCGCCGTGGGAGCTGGAGAGCGACCGTCATCgtcctcgttgttgttgttgcatggagGCGCCCCGCAGGAGGAG GGGGATCCGGGCTTCCGGCCTCCCGAGcggaaggggaagaagaggaaggaggacccCACGGAGGACCTCACGCCGCCCACGACGCCGCCGCACAAATACTTCACCCGCCGCTGGAGTCGGCTGTGGCTCTGTGGCTGCCCGGAAACTCCCACCGAGGCTTCGGAAGAGGGACCGGGCCGGCGGGAGGGCACCCGTGAGACCTCCACGGATGCCGCCCTCCCGGGGCTCATCTCCCTGCCCATCAGCCCCCAGGAGACTCAGgcaggggcggctcaagcg GTGACCCAGAGGCCGGCGTCTGACGGAGCCAAGCgccagaggaaggaagaggaagaagaagaggaggaggaggagggggctccGGGGCTCCGGGAGGCACCCCCTGGGACCCTGCCCCCCTCAAGGCCAGGCCAACGCCCTGTCACTCTCAGCACTTTCCTGATGGGGAAGGAAAACCCCACTGCGACGGATGCGACTGACAAGCGCATGGCGGCCCAGCAGCAGCTTGCGTCAGTGGCCCTTCCGGCGGAAGAAGACCGGCAGCAGCAGAAGGGACCCCCCGGGGAAGATGCCAGGCCCCCTCCCAG GTCAAAtgaagaggagggagagaaggaggtcaGGCGTGAGGAAGAGCAGCTCTCCGTGGACTCGG GGCCGAAAGGCGGGAGCAGCGCCAACGGCAACGCTTCCGGCACCAGCAAGAAGAAG AAATGGACGAACGAGGAGTCGCAGTGGATCCGGGAGGGAGTGAAGAAGTTTGGGAAGGGCAAGTGCAAGTGGAAGGCCATCTTCCTCAGCTACCCCTTCACGGACCGGTCCCCGGTGAAGATCAAGGACCGCTGGCGGACCATGAGGAAGCTCGGCATCGATTAA